A window from Caldisalinibacter kiritimatiensis encodes these proteins:
- a CDS encoding potassium channel family protein: MLNLLTFFKKLHISLVSSKLYKSLFIAILFIVICSLIFYFCEKNHNEKISSLNDAFWWGFVTSTTVGYGDIYPVTPTGRSIAILLMLIGIGIFGFITASFASIFVEEKLKKGMGLVDVIFKKHIVIIGWNFRSKSIIEELINENKNIKIALIDNKLEQNPYPNNENISYIKGDPTNEKTLSRANIQQAKIGIILADKDINEEDMIDGRSVLIALAIDRINPDIYLVAEVINNSNIIHFKRANVNDILISSEIESKILVRSVLYKGVSKAIKELITNSYGNEFYQSKLPSKYVGLSYKQLAIELMEKNITLVGIYRDSNTYLNPSKNILMDPMDEIIYISENEFKFKNE, encoded by the coding sequence ATATTAAATTTACTAACTTTCTTCAAAAAACTACATATATCACTAGTTTCGTCTAAACTATATAAATCTCTGTTTATAGCAATTTTGTTTATAGTCATTTGTTCCCTTATATTTTACTTTTGTGAAAAAAATCATAACGAGAAAATAAGCAGTTTAAATGATGCATTTTGGTGGGGATTTGTAACTAGTACTACAGTTGGTTATGGAGATATATATCCAGTTACTCCAACAGGGAGAAGTATTGCTATTTTGCTTATGTTAATTGGCATTGGTATATTTGGTTTTATTACTGCTTCTTTTGCTTCAATTTTTGTAGAAGAAAAATTAAAAAAAGGAATGGGCTTAGTGGATGTTATATTTAAAAAACATATAGTAATTATAGGTTGGAATTTTCGTTCAAAGTCAATAATTGAAGAATTAATAAATGAAAATAAAAATATAAAAATAGCTTTGATAGATAACAAATTAGAGCAGAACCCTTATCCAAATAATGAGAATATCTCTTATATAAAAGGTGACCCAACAAATGAAAAAACTTTGAGTAGAGCTAACATACAACAAGCTAAAATTGGTATTATTTTAGCTGATAAAGATATTAATGAAGAGGATATGATAGATGGTAGGTCGGTTCTTATTGCATTGGCTATAGACAGAATAAATCCTGACATTTATTTGGTAGCTGAAGTTATTAACAATTCAAATATTATACATTTTAAAAGAGCAAATGTTAACGATATATTAATTAGTAGCGAAATCGAGAGTAAAATCTTAGTTAGGAGTGTTTTATATAAAGGTGTAAGTAAAGCGATAAAAGAATTAATAACAAATTCATATGGAAACGAGTTTTATCAGTCTAAGCTACCTTCTAAATATGTAGGATTATCTTATAAACAATTAGCTATTGAATTAATGGAAAAAAATATTACTTTAGTGGGTATTTATAGGGATTCAAATACATATTTAAATCCTTCAAAAAATATATTAATGGACCCTATGGATGAAATAATATATATATCAGAAAATGAGTTTAAATTTAAAAATGAATAA